A window of the Butyricimonas virosa genome harbors these coding sequences:
- a CDS encoding alkaline phosphatase family protein yields MKKLLLLTSVLAWISGVSAEEKPKLIVGVVISHFYPEWMDMYGNELSENGLKRVMKQGARVNVNYNYFYTQTGVDHASIYTGMLPTEHGIVSRAWYDRLRRKRQYSTQSDRYTEIGDQQADSIKSLSPDYLQTMSLGSAMKWNNPMSRVFSVAMNGDEAVLSGGSSADMAIWFSEKTGKWVSSSYYCSELPEWLRMYNTWVESDHFVNKGWMMLSDEDKSAARIRLTNHFYYDIARAKKEYNTYRVLKATPYANTLVRVLAEKLIDEERLGVDNDPDLLALNFSCLDYMSRDFTIDSSEEKDMLVRLDMDIAALVSKLDARVGKGNYTLFVTFSEMRELMPEDLRKIKVNSDYFSIFKAVALLKSYLGLVYGPGDWISDYDQGQIYLNRELIEQKKINLKEMQDKVADFMIEFEGVAKVMTAYSLTHTSFPEGVNRLVQNSFSHKRSGDVFFCIHPTWVSELKELEDTYFRHTKRPIVPLYLYGAGVKTDLKGNYTMSDLLPTLCKILGINAPYTAHGKTMF; encoded by the coding sequence GTGAAAAAGTTGTTGTTGTTAACGAGTGTATTGGCTTGGATATCTGGTGTTTCTGCGGAAGAAAAACCGAAATTGATAGTGGGAGTGGTGATCAGCCATTTTTATCCGGAATGGATGGATATGTATGGTAACGAATTGTCTGAGAATGGTTTGAAACGGGTTATGAAACAAGGAGCCCGGGTGAATGTGAATTATAACTATTTTTACACGCAAACCGGGGTGGATCATGCGTCGATTTACACGGGTATGTTACCCACGGAACATGGAATCGTGTCGAGGGCGTGGTACGATCGTTTACGCCGGAAACGCCAGTATTCTACCCAATCCGATCGTTATACAGAGATCGGTGATCAACAGGCGGATAGTATAAAAAGTTTGTCTCCCGATTATTTGCAGACGATGAGCCTGGGGAGCGCCATGAAATGGAATAATCCCATGTCTCGGGTGTTCAGTGTTGCCATGAATGGTGACGAAGCAGTCTTGAGTGGAGGAAGTAGTGCCGATATGGCCATCTGGTTCAGCGAGAAAACGGGTAAATGGGTATCCTCTTCTTATTATTGTTCGGAATTGCCCGAATGGTTGAGAATGTACAATACATGGGTCGAGAGCGATCATTTCGTGAATAAAGGATGGATGATGTTGTCTGACGAGGATAAGTCGGCTGCCCGAATTCGCCTGACGAATCATTTCTATTATGATATAGCCCGGGCAAAAAAGGAATATAATACTTACCGGGTTTTGAAAGCCACGCCTTACGCGAATACATTGGTACGGGTGTTGGCCGAAAAATTGATTGACGAGGAAAGATTGGGAGTGGATAATGATCCGGATTTGCTGGCCTTGAATTTTTCCTGTTTAGACTATATGTCCCGGGATTTCACGATAGATTCGAGCGAGGAGAAGGATATGTTGGTCCGTTTGGATATGGATATTGCGGCATTGGTGAGTAAGTTGGATGCCCGGGTCGGGAAAGGAAACTACACGCTGTTCGTGACTTTTTCCGAGATGCGGGAGTTGATGCCGGAGGATTTGCGGAAAATTAAAGTGAATTCTGATTATTTTAGTATATTTAAGGCCGTGGCCTTGTTGAAGTCTTACTTGGGATTGGTTTACGGGCCGGGTGACTGGATTTCCGATTATGATCAGGGACAAATTTATTTGAACCGGGAGCTGATCGAGCAAAAGAAGATAAATCTGAAGGAAATGCAGGATAAAGTGGCTGATTTTATGATCGAGTTCGAGGGGGTAGCCAAAGTCATGACAGCTTATTCACTGACGCATACTTCTTTTCCGGAGGGGGTAAATCGATTGGTTCAGAACTCGTTCTCGCATAAGCGTAGCGGGGATGTTTTTTTCTGTATCCATCCGACTTGGGTTTCGGAATTGAAAGAGTTGGAAGATACTTATTTCCGACATACGAAGCGTCCGATTGTTCCCCTGTATTTATACGGTGCGGGAGTGAAGACCGATTTGAAAGGGAACTACACGATGTCGGATTTGTTACCTACTTTGTGTAAGATATTAGGGATAAATGCTCCTTACACGGCACACGGGAAGACGATGTTTTAG
- a CDS encoding Lrp/AsnC family transcriptional regulator translates to MSVKYQIDDIDRKILSHLVKNARIPFLEIARECGISGAAIHQRVKKMEDSGIIEGSRFIVKPDALGFGVCAFIGVILDHAHTYKTVVKEIESIPEVTECHFITGGFTFLIKLRCNDHQHLMDILINTLQNIPGIAKTETFISLDQLIEKQIALSPQDK, encoded by the coding sequence ATGAGTGTAAAATATCAAATCGATGACATCGATCGCAAGATCTTGTCTCATCTTGTAAAAAATGCAAGAATTCCCTTTTTGGAAATAGCCCGGGAATGTGGCATATCCGGAGCCGCTATCCACCAACGCGTGAAAAAGATGGAAGATTCCGGTATTATCGAAGGTTCCCGTTTTATCGTGAAACCCGACGCGCTTGGTTTTGGAGTATGCGCTTTTATCGGGGTTATCCTTGACCACGCTCACACCTACAAGACTGTCGTGAAAGAGATTGAAAGCATCCCGGAAGTTACAGAATGTCACTTCATCACGGGCGGCTTTACCTTCTTGATTAAATTAAGATGCAACGATCACCAGCACTTGATGGATATTCTGATCAACACGTTACAGAACATCCCCGGTATCGCTAAAACCGAAACATTCATCTCTTTGGATCAGCTTATCGAGAAACAGATAGCCCTATCCCCACAGGACAAGTAG
- a CDS encoding diacylglycerol/lipid kinase family protein yields the protein MVHYRILFIVNPISGFGLGWEIPYRIRHIAAYKDIEYNIRFTEYAGHAKEIVEQAKHQNYTHIIAAGGDGTVNEIGTALINTGIAFGVISLGSGNGFARHLGFSQMMNKALKQILKSETTDIDVVEINGHYSLNVSGFGFDAEVAHFFSRMKIRGIFSYIYSIIHMWFRYPSKRYVFHIDGKTWEEDCFVLSVANSSQYGNNASIAPKASLRDGLVDVCILKRPKYYQIPRFLYCFMNSKIARLPYFSEIQCKEAILEGDLNKAHIDGDPYILESPVKVKVLPGVLKVIAPKLSRKKKNMTV from the coding sequence ATGGTTCATTATCGAATATTGTTTATCGTGAATCCTATATCGGGGTTTGGTTTGGGTTGGGAGATTCCTTACCGGATAAGGCATATTGCGGCGTACAAGGATATCGAATACAATATACGTTTCACTGAATATGCCGGGCATGCGAAAGAGATCGTGGAGCAGGCCAAGCATCAGAATTATACGCATATCATTGCGGCTGGTGGAGATGGTACGGTAAATGAAATCGGTACTGCCTTGATAAATACGGGAATTGCTTTTGGTGTGATCTCTTTGGGGAGTGGTAACGGCTTTGCCCGTCATTTAGGTTTTTCCCAGATGATGAATAAAGCGTTGAAACAGATTTTGAAAAGTGAAACCACAGATATTGATGTCGTGGAGATTAATGGCCATTACTCGTTGAACGTGAGTGGTTTCGGCTTTGATGCCGAAGTGGCTCACTTTTTTAGTAGGATGAAGATCCGGGGTATATTCTCTTACATCTATTCAATCATACATATGTGGTTTCGTTACCCCAGTAAGCGTTACGTGTTTCATATAGACGGGAAAACGTGGGAGGAAGATTGCTTCGTTTTGAGTGTTGCTAATAGTTCCCAGTATGGGAATAATGCCTCGATTGCCCCAAAAGCCTCGTTACGGGACGGGTTGGTTGATGTTTGTATTCTAAAGAGGCCGAAATATTATCAAATACCTCGTTTCCTCTATTGCTTTATGAATTCCAAGATCGCTCGGCTTCCTTATTTTAGCGAAATCCAATGCAAAGAGGCTATTTTGGAAGGAGACTTGAATAAAGCCCATATCGATGGAGACCCGTATATTTTGGAATCTCCGGTAAAGGTAAAAGTACTTCCTGGAGTATTGAAAGTGATTGCCCCCAAACTATCCAGGAAGAAGAAAAATATGACAGTTTGA
- a CDS encoding UDP-glucose dehydrogenase family protein, which translates to MRIAVVGTGYVGLVSGTCLAETGVTVTCVDVNNAKIELLNNGGMPIYEPGLAELVTRNREDGRLFFTTSLREALKDADAVFIAVGTPPDEDGSADLHYVLDVAREIGEIINDYIVVVTKSTVPVGTNYKVKGVIQAALGKRGVDVAFDVASNPEFLKEGDAVNDFISPDRVVIGVESDRARRVMERLYHAFILNNTPIYFMDILSAEMTKYAANSMLATRISFMNDIANLCEIVGADVEAVKKGIGSDSRIGKKFLNAGCGYGGSCFPKDVKALIRTGDDHGHSLELLKAVERVNENQKSVLFRKITSHFGTDLTGKRFAMWGLSFKPGTDDLREAPSLVLIDKLVEAGAVVRGFDPVAMEECKRRIGDRIEYADNMYDALTDADALIVVTEWAEFKIPKFTFIEKALKHKIIFDGRNIYSPEQMKEFGYMYYGIGRKDN; encoded by the coding sequence ATGAGAATAGCTGTTGTTGGAACCGGTTATGTAGGACTTGTGTCCGGAACGTGTTTAGCGGAAACGGGGGTAACGGTAACGTGTGTAGATGTTAACAATGCCAAGATCGAATTGTTGAATAATGGGGGTATGCCTATTTATGAACCGGGACTGGCAGAATTGGTTACCCGGAACCGGGAAGACGGACGCCTCTTTTTCACTACTTCGTTGCGAGAGGCATTGAAGGATGCGGATGCTGTTTTTATAGCCGTGGGAACCCCGCCTGATGAGGATGGGAGTGCCGACCTGCACTACGTGCTGGACGTGGCTCGTGAAATCGGGGAGATTATAAATGATTATATTGTCGTGGTGACGAAATCAACGGTACCCGTGGGAACGAATTACAAGGTGAAAGGAGTAATTCAGGCTGCTTTGGGAAAACGGGGAGTGGACGTGGCATTTGACGTGGCTTCTAACCCGGAATTCTTGAAGGAAGGGGATGCTGTGAATGATTTTATCTCTCCGGATCGCGTGGTGATTGGGGTGGAGAGTGATCGCGCCCGTCGGGTCATGGAACGTTTATATCATGCTTTTATATTGAATAACACTCCGATTTATTTCATGGATATATTATCGGCGGAAATGACTAAATACGCGGCGAATTCGATGCTGGCTACCCGTATTTCGTTTATGAATGACATTGCTAATTTGTGTGAGATTGTCGGGGCTGACGTGGAAGCCGTGAAGAAAGGTATCGGTAGTGATTCCCGTATCGGGAAGAAGTTCCTGAATGCCGGGTGCGGTTATGGCGGCTCCTGTTTCCCGAAGGACGTGAAAGCGTTGATTCGCACGGGGGATGATCATGGACATAGCCTAGAGTTACTGAAAGCGGTGGAGCGGGTGAACGAGAACCAGAAGAGCGTGTTGTTTAGAAAGATCACTTCACACTTCGGGACGGATTTGACGGGAAAACGTTTTGCCATGTGGGGATTGTCGTTTAAACCGGGTACGGATGATTTACGGGAAGCACCTTCATTGGTGTTGATTGATAAATTGGTGGAAGCCGGAGCCGTGGTACGGGGATTTGATCCGGTGGCCATGGAAGAGTGTAAGAGACGGATTGGGGATCGTATCGAATACGCGGATAATATGTATGATGCATTAACTGATGCCGATGCCTTGATCGTGGTGACGGAATGGGCCGAATTCAAGATTCCCAAGTTTACTTTTATCGAAAAAGCATTAAAGCATAAAATTATATTTGACGGAAGAAATATATACAGCCCGGAACAGATGAAAGAATTCGGTTATATGTATTACGGAATCGGACGAAAAGACAATTAG
- a CDS encoding alpha-2-macroglobulin family protein: MKKRIFLFPLLLLMITILSCKDKTKEQSKLEYSKYISGFTQGMIKSSDPIYVRLENNVLQAGDSLPMQIEKLLKISPKAEGTVSLRDGNIIEFTPTKPLKNGQTYDISLYLDKLGKVPSDLSTFRFSVKVLPLVFAFQEGSLNIDPTDNNRFSYRASITNSDAVAPSEIELLVKATINGLSHRLEWEHTPYIHYFTIPDISRTDETQSLELSFDKKVKNGNDLIVEIPGSKIFSILEVKASDENSQTIDITLSDNVDASQDLQGLITVDGVNRLNFNAQGNIIRVYSNERDKMQGVVQVNIYKGIKNSFGEKLKSDATYNVSFASAKPAVAFIGEGTFTPAEGNVLIPFSAVALKAVQLHVVKIFNQNMNFYLQDGNYNYSSDYLLRRVGRIILDKKIPLEKEGHPIDANKWQDYTINLADHIQLEKGVIYRIQLKFQKSYTTLACANEGQNGITENDWDSSFDDDNYDDDDYYYNYPSDYSWEERDDPCSNSYYYVSDRFPRRNLIVTSLGLTAKTGSDGKYVVAVNDLLTAAPVENCKILFFNYQNQKIDSAVTNNSGIVTARVQGKPFIVLAVKGNDKAYLKVNDANSLSYSNFDISGEVVQQGIKGFIYGERGVWRPGNEIHLSFMLEDKEKTIPMGHPIIAELYDPNGNVVQTKREGRNEHGLYCFTFKTDEQAVTGYWRAVVRIGGVSFWKTVRIESIKPNRLSIVTNLPNDILGNGIPDNSIPVQTRWLHGAKTSSLKVNTELKLSQSNTTFPGYKEYSFDDRSRYFNSTTTTFFEGTTDAEGNFTLSADEISTENAPGMLNALFTLRVFEPGGDFSITTAGFKYSPYKEYVGVKLPDSEDNWYSAGKPIPIAGAVLTADGKPVSDREIEVEVYTLEWRWWWDSERDNIGSYVNRSYRKPVFNKTVKSQNGKFNIDVTCNQWGRYYVIARDKFSGHSCGTTFYVSSWRNDMNIPGMASLLTLTSDKKAYRAGEKIKITFPSSEGSVALVSVENGKTVKDIFRVPTSAGSTSFEIDANSEMCPNIYVNVSLIQPHKNRNNDKPIRLYGVLNINIDDPNLRLTPKIDMARELRPSQDFTVSVSEKDGKPMTYSIAIVDEGLLSLTSFKTPNPFPAFYAREALGVKTWDFYDDVIGAFGGRLEKAFAVGGDESLEPEENRKSDRFTPVVIFKGPFSIKSGEKKTHTFRMPEYIGEVRTMVIAEDNGRYGSASQSTKVNKPLMLNVTMPRLFTPGDVIEIPVTLFAMKENIKNVTVNIKTDDKIEIIEPASKEAHFSGTGEQIIFFKVKIKENIGKSTLTFTAQSGSEKAHFSCDVDIRVPNPKVTRVDAREVASGETITFNNTMEGLEPASFLEITSIPALNLEQRLSYLIRYPHGCGEQITSAVFPQLMLDRIMDLSEAQKVTAELHVKDVISRLRNYQVSNGGFSYWSNSNYVSDWVSTYITDFLIQAEKVGYRIPTSMKNSALDYLAKQANAWRRGDYYSEIEQSYRLYVLALAGKPNMAAMNRMKEDTYKNPIARWQLAGAYALGKHEKIAKALIANLPAEAELYRQLGRCYGSDLRDNAIIMQSMINMDMKDEAYKLMQKMARKFASNEWLSTQESAFGLCAIGNYVERYFKDGNGIDVQIGKDTYKTTKTVLQKELVVKNNKSEVTVKNNSSGTLHVRTINSSTPLGVITQSEISGLKMAVNYYRNGTRNNEPNYKQGEDIVAEITIQNTGNIGLYEELALTFMFPSGFEFLNERLTTGVNPFQGTDNVDIRDDRAYLYFSLKQGQSKTFKLRFNAAYSGTYLLPAITCSAMYDNSITATLPGNTITINRE; encoded by the coding sequence ATGAAAAAAAGAATTTTTCTTTTTCCTTTACTATTACTGATGATCACGATCCTTTCGTGCAAAGATAAAACCAAGGAACAAAGCAAGCTAGAGTATAGCAAATACATTTCCGGTTTTACACAGGGAATGATAAAATCTTCCGACCCGATCTATGTTCGGTTGGAAAATAACGTTCTACAGGCAGGGGACAGTCTTCCCATGCAGATCGAAAAACTATTAAAGATCTCCCCGAAAGCAGAGGGAACCGTATCTCTACGGGACGGTAACATTATCGAGTTTACCCCCACCAAGCCTCTAAAAAACGGGCAAACATACGACATCAGTCTCTACCTGGATAAACTCGGCAAAGTTCCTTCCGACTTGTCAACCTTCCGTTTCAGTGTGAAAGTCCTTCCTCTCGTGTTTGCCTTCCAAGAAGGTAGCTTGAACATCGACCCCACGGATAACAACAGATTTTCCTACCGGGCCTCCATCACGAATTCTGATGCCGTGGCCCCCTCCGAAATAGAGTTACTTGTGAAAGCAACAATCAATGGCTTGTCCCACAGACTAGAATGGGAACACACACCCTACATCCACTACTTCACCATCCCGGACATCAGCCGGACAGATGAAACACAATCACTGGAATTAAGTTTCGATAAAAAGGTAAAGAACGGTAACGACCTTATCGTGGAGATCCCAGGTTCGAAAATATTCTCCATACTGGAAGTCAAAGCGAGCGATGAAAATTCCCAGACCATAGACATAACCCTCTCGGACAACGTGGATGCCTCTCAGGATTTACAGGGATTAATCACCGTAGATGGAGTGAATCGCTTGAATTTTAACGCACAAGGAAACATCATTCGAGTATATTCCAACGAACGGGATAAAATGCAAGGTGTCGTTCAAGTAAATATCTATAAAGGCATCAAAAACTCGTTCGGTGAAAAATTGAAATCGGATGCCACCTACAACGTCAGTTTCGCTTCTGCCAAACCCGCCGTTGCCTTCATTGGCGAGGGAACATTTACCCCGGCCGAGGGCAACGTGCTGATTCCCTTCTCCGCGGTAGCCCTGAAAGCCGTACAATTACATGTCGTGAAAATATTCAACCAGAACATGAACTTCTACCTGCAAGACGGTAATTACAACTACAGTAGCGATTACCTGTTACGTCGGGTGGGACGCATCATCCTGGATAAGAAAATCCCACTGGAGAAAGAAGGTCACCCGATAGACGCTAACAAATGGCAGGACTACACAATAAACCTGGCTGACCATATCCAACTGGAGAAAGGGGTGATCTACCGGATCCAACTGAAATTCCAGAAATCCTACACCACCCTCGCCTGCGCTAATGAAGGACAAAACGGGATCACGGAAAACGATTGGGATTCTTCCTTTGATGACGACAATTATGATGACGACGATTACTACTATAATTACCCGTCCGACTACTCATGGGAAGAACGGGATGATCCCTGTTCCAACTCCTATTACTACGTGTCCGATCGTTTCCCCAGAAGAAACTTGATTGTCACCTCTCTCGGCCTTACTGCCAAAACCGGAAGTGACGGTAAATACGTGGTAGCCGTGAACGACCTGCTCACGGCCGCACCTGTAGAAAATTGCAAGATACTCTTCTTCAATTACCAAAACCAGAAGATTGATTCTGCCGTAACCAACAATTCGGGAATCGTAACCGCCCGAGTACAAGGGAAACCGTTCATCGTACTTGCCGTCAAAGGAAACGACAAAGCTTATTTAAAAGTAAACGATGCAAATTCTCTATCATACAGCAACTTTGACATCAGTGGCGAAGTCGTGCAACAAGGAATAAAAGGTTTCATTTATGGAGAACGGGGCGTGTGGCGTCCGGGGAATGAAATACACCTCTCTTTCATGCTGGAAGACAAAGAGAAGACAATTCCCATGGGACACCCCATTATTGCCGAACTATACGACCCGAATGGTAACGTGGTACAAACGAAACGGGAAGGACGTAACGAACACGGTCTCTATTGTTTCACCTTCAAAACAGACGAGCAAGCCGTCACGGGTTACTGGCGGGCAGTTGTACGTATCGGGGGAGTCTCTTTCTGGAAAACCGTCCGGATCGAAAGTATCAAACCGAATCGCCTCAGTATCGTGACCAATCTACCGAATGACATTCTAGGAAATGGTATCCCAGATAATTCCATTCCCGTGCAGACCCGTTGGTTGCATGGAGCCAAAACCAGCTCGCTGAAAGTCAACACCGAATTAAAGTTATCCCAGAGTAACACCACGTTCCCGGGATACAAAGAATATAGTTTTGATGACCGATCCCGTTATTTTAACTCAACCACAACGACCTTTTTTGAAGGAACTACTGATGCAGAGGGTAATTTTACCCTATCGGCCGATGAAATCAGCACGGAGAACGCACCGGGAATGTTGAATGCACTATTCACGTTGCGGGTATTCGAACCCGGCGGGGACTTCAGCATAACGACAGCTGGATTCAAATATTCACCTTATAAAGAATATGTCGGCGTGAAACTCCCAGATTCCGAGGATAACTGGTACTCCGCTGGCAAACCGATCCCCATCGCGGGAGCCGTGCTTACGGCCGACGGGAAGCCGGTTTCTGACAGGGAAATCGAAGTTGAAGTTTATACATTGGAATGGCGCTGGTGGTGGGATTCCGAAAGGGACAACATCGGATCATACGTGAACCGCTCCTACCGTAAACCGGTCTTCAATAAAACCGTGAAAAGCCAAAATGGTAAATTCAATATTGACGTTACCTGCAACCAATGGGGACGCTACTACGTGATCGCTAGAGACAAATTCTCCGGCCACTCTTGTGGAACAACCTTCTACGTAAGCTCTTGGCGGAATGACATGAACATTCCGGGGATGGCCTCCCTACTCACCTTAACCAGCGATAAAAAAGCATACCGTGCCGGGGAGAAAATAAAAATCACCTTCCCTTCTTCCGAGGGTAGCGTGGCACTCGTGAGCGTTGAAAACGGGAAAACCGTAAAAGACATATTCCGTGTTCCCACATCTGCCGGCTCCACCTCTTTCGAGATTGATGCGAACAGTGAAATGTGTCCTAACATTTATGTCAATGTCTCCCTCATACAACCCCACAAGAACCGGAACAACGACAAACCGATCCGTCTATACGGTGTACTGAACATCAATATTGATGATCCTAATTTACGCCTGACCCCGAAGATCGATATGGCACGGGAACTTCGCCCATCACAGGATTTCACGGTTTCCGTGAGTGAAAAGGACGGAAAACCGATGACCTATTCCATTGCCATTGTCGATGAAGGATTGTTGTCCCTAACCTCCTTCAAGACACCGAATCCCTTCCCCGCATTTTATGCCAGAGAGGCCCTCGGAGTGAAAACTTGGGATTTCTACGATGATGTCATCGGAGCCTTCGGGGGACGCTTGGAAAAAGCGTTTGCCGTGGGTGGTGACGAATCTCTGGAACCGGAAGAAAACCGGAAAAGCGATCGTTTTACCCCCGTGGTAATCTTTAAAGGTCCGTTTAGCATCAAGAGTGGAGAAAAGAAAACGCACACCTTCCGGATGCCTGAATACATCGGGGAAGTACGTACGATGGTTATTGCCGAAGACAACGGACGTTATGGTTCCGCCTCGCAAAGTACCAAAGTCAACAAACCGTTGATGCTCAACGTCACGATGCCTCGCCTGTTCACCCCGGGAGACGTGATCGAAATTCCGGTGACCCTGTTCGCCATGAAAGAGAACATCAAGAATGTTACCGTGAACATTAAAACCGATGATAAAATCGAAATCATTGAACCCGCAAGCAAAGAAGCTCACTTCTCCGGTACGGGAGAACAGATCATATTTTTCAAGGTAAAAATCAAGGAAAACATCGGTAAATCCACGTTGACCTTCACGGCACAAAGCGGTTCGGAAAAAGCCCATTTCAGCTGTGATGTTGACATCCGCGTACCGAATCCCAAGGTCACCCGGGTAGACGCACGGGAAGTGGCAAGTGGCGAAACCATCACGTTCAACAACACGATGGAAGGCCTGGAACCCGCTTCATTCCTCGAAATCACGTCTATCCCCGCACTAAACCTAGAACAACGTCTCAGCTATCTGATTCGCTACCCTCACGGATGCGGTGAGCAAATCACCTCTGCGGTATTCCCGCAACTCATGCTCGACCGGATCATGGATCTCAGCGAGGCACAAAAAGTAACCGCAGAATTGCACGTGAAAGACGTTATTTCCCGCTTGCGCAACTATCAAGTAAGCAACGGCGGATTCAGCTACTGGTCGAATTCCAACTACGTTTCCGACTGGGTTTCCACGTACATCACCGACTTCTTAATTCAAGCCGAGAAAGTCGGTTATCGAATCCCGACTTCCATGAAAAACTCCGCCCTTGACTACCTGGCCAAACAAGCAAACGCTTGGCGACGGGGAGATTACTACTCGGAAATCGAACAATCCTATCGTCTCTACGTACTTGCTCTTGCCGGCAAACCCAATATGGCAGCCATGAACCGGATGAAGGAAGACACCTACAAGAACCCGATCGCCCGCTGGCAACTGGCAGGAGCCTACGCTTTGGGCAAACACGAAAAGATTGCCAAAGCACTGATAGCCAATCTTCCGGCAGAAGCTGAACTATATCGTCAGCTTGGCAGATGTTACGGTTCTGACCTCCGCGACAACGCTATCATCATGCAAAGCATGATCAACATGGATATGAAAGACGAGGCATACAAGCTCATGCAGAAAATGGCCCGCAAATTCGCATCCAACGAATGGTTAAGTACCCAAGAAAGTGCTTTTGGTCTGTGCGCTATCGGTAACTACGTGGAACGATACTTCAAGGATGGCAATGGTATTGATGTCCAAATCGGAAAAGACACTTACAAGACGACAAAAACCGTGTTGCAAAAAGAGTTGGTCGTGAAGAATAATAAATCGGAAGTGACCGTGAAAAACAACTCTTCGGGAACGCTTCACGTGCGTACCATCAATAGCTCTACCCCATTAGGAGTGATCACGCAAAGCGAAATATCCGGGTTGAAAATGGCGGTCAACTATTACCGTAACGGCACTCGGAACAACGAACCCAATTATAAACAAGGAGAAGACATCGTGGCCGAAATCACGATCCAAAATACCGGAAATATCGGTTTATACGAGGAATTGGCATTAACCTTCATGTTCCCCTCCGGCTTCGAGTTCCTCAATGAACGTCTCACGACAGGCGTGAACCCGTTCCAAGGAACCGACAACGTGGACATCCGGGATGACCGGGCATACCTCTATTTCTCGCTAAAACAAGGCCAATCGAAAACTTTCAAACTTCGCTTTAATGCAGCGTACTCCGGAACGTACCTACTTCCAGCCATCACCTGCTCGGCGATGTACGATAACTCGATTACTGCCACCCTTCCGGGAAACACGATCACGATAAACAGAGAATGA